Proteins found in one Sphaeramia orbicularis chromosome 8, fSphaOr1.1, whole genome shotgun sequence genomic segment:
- the llgl1 gene encoding lethal(2) giant larvae protein homolog 1 produces the protein MMKFRFRRQGTDPQREKIKQELFAFNKTVEHGFPHQPSALAFDPKLHLMAIGTKSGAIKVYGAPGVEFTGLHKDTTAVTQIHFLPGQGRLLSLLDDNTIHLWELVAGASREVGGVKKEGVVCLQEVGNYSLPGRPGIESCSATRVTVLLLLKSCDLLCIGTEGGGVYFLELPRLLLKDNHTLPQDQVVQSLPDDYRCGKSLGPVEALQEHPQQAGKILIGYSRGLVVLWDLSSRHIGQLFLGKQQLESLVWERSGNLFVSSHNDGGYAVWPVTNGNTCNQQPVSSTIPYGPFPCKAISKILWRTTQTGSPVLLYSGGMPRASYGDRHCLTIQQDKDHITLDFTSRVIDFFTIHSIEPDKEFDDPSALVVLLEEELVVIDLQTPGWPSLPTPYLAPLHSSAITCSCHISSVPPKLWERLVNAGKAQQGRQQAHGSWPICGGKNLAPPPKQQELLLTGHEDGTVRFWDASGVALTPLYKLSTANVFHTDCDPSDDPQDPSDDPDLQQEEEWPPFRKVGCFDPYSDDPRLGIQKITLCKYSNKLLVAGTAGQVIVLGLSDERSDHLVDVSVVDLLQDREGFTWKGHDRLEPRLKPAPFAPGFQPLVLVQCLPPASVTAVALHAEWNLISFGTSHGFGLFDYHRRNAVLARCTLHPNDSLAMEGPLSRVKSLKKSLRQSFRRIRKSRVSGKKRTITTPTSKVQEANAALAEQEEVAPVQRRIEPRSADDSLSGVVRCLCFADTFLRDGTHHGPTLWAGTNSGSVYAYALEVPGIGTGRACERGGPSESSVCVEAVLGKEIQLMHRAPVVSICVLDGRGKPLPDPYEASQDLAIAPDMTNTHSVLIASEEQLKVFSLPKVSAKTKFKLTAHEGCRVRKVALVVFSSTAQEDYSEHTLVCLTNMGDMHLFNIPGLRPQVRYDCIRKEDISGIASCVFTKNGQGFYLISPSEYERFSLSAKVLTEPVCSVQLDRPLELTQTSDGTTTPQANGTHKNQLGQAEGQTEEPPSALSSPIVDTPLDSPLSCADLTLDSTGELTVEDVRDFLTTVDEAENNLKNITEEEGRSPGILIN, from the exons CTATGGGGCCCCTGGTGTGGAGTTCACAGGCCTTCATAAAGACACCACCGCTGTCACACAGATCCACTTCCTACCTGGGCAG GGCCGTCTGCTGTCGCTATTGGATGACAACACAATTCACCTGTGGGAGCTGGTGGCAGGAGCCTCCAGAGAGGTGGGAGGGGTCAAAAAAGAGGGTGTGGTCTGTCTGCAGGAAGTGGGCAACTATAGCCTCCCAGGAAGACCCGGCATAGAGAGCTGCAG tgcCACTCGGGTAACTGTCCTCCTCTTGCTGAAGTCATGTGACTTGCTTTGTATTGGAACAGAGGGTGGAGGCGTGTACTTCCTGGAGTTACCCCGCCTCTTACTGAAGGACAACCACACACTGCCCCAGGATCAGGTGGTTCAGAG CCTTCCAGATGACTACAGATGTGGAAAGTCATTAGGGCCGGTGGAGGCTCTTCAGGAACACCCTCAGCAGGCGGGAAAAATCCTGATAGGCTACAGTAGAGGCCTGGTGGTTCTGTGGGACCTGAGCAGCCGTCACATTGGCCAGCTCTTTCTGGGCAAGCAG CAGCTGGAGAGTCTGGTATGGGAACGTTCTGGAAACTTGTTTGTCAGTTCACATAACGATGGGGGCTACGCCGTTTGGCCTGTCACCAATGGCAACACCTGCAATCAGCAGCCAGTGTCGTCCACTATACCATATG GTCCATTTCCCTGTAAGGCCATCAGTAAGATCCTGTGGAGGACGACACAGACAGG GTCTCCAGTGTTGTTATACAGCGGAGGGATGCCCAGAGCGAGTTACGGTGACCGCCACTGTTTAACCATTCAGCAGGACAAAGATCACATCACCCTCGACTTCACATCCAGAGTCATTGACTTCTTCACTATCCACAGTATCGAGCCAGATAAAG AGTTTGACGACCCTTCAGCGTTGGTCGTGCTGCTAGAAGAGGAGCTGGTTGTGATTGACCTGCAGACCCCCGGGTGGCCCTCTCTGCCCACCCCCTATCTGGCTCCCCTCCACTCCTCGGCCATCACCTGCTCCTGCCACATCTCCAGCGTCCCTCCCAAACTCTGGGAGAGGCTGGTCAATGCCGGCAAAGCACAGCAGGGCCGCCAGCAAGCACACGGG AGTTGGCCCATATGTGGAGGGAAAAACCTGGCACCTCCACCCAAACAACAAGAGCTGCTATTGACGGG ACATGAAGACGGAACAGTGCGTTTCTGGGATGCGTCCGGAGTTGCTCTCACTCCGCTGTACAAACTCAGCACAGCTAACGTCTTCCACACCGACTGCGACCCTAGCGACGACCCTCAGGACCCTAGCGACGACCCCGACCTGCAGCAAGAGGAGGAGTGGCCTCCGTTCAGGAAG gtcGGATGTTTTGACCCATACAGTGACGACCCCAGGCTGGGCATCCAGAAGATCACTCTGTGCAAATACAGCAACAAGCTGCTGGTGGCTGGAACTGCTGGACAG GTGATCGTACTGGGTCTGAGTGACGAGCGCTCGGACCACTTGGTGGACGTGTCGGTGGTTGATCTGCTGCAGGACAGGGAGGGCTTCACCTGGAAGGGCCATGACAGGCTGGAGCCACGCCTTAAACCCGCCCCCTTCGCGCCAGGCTTTCAGCCACTGGTGCTGGTGCAGTGTCTGCCACCAGCCTCGGTTACAGCGGTGGCGCTGCACGCAGAGTGGAACCTGATCTCCTTTGGGACAAGTCATGGATTCGGCCTGTTTGACTACCACAGAAGAAACGCTGTGCTGGCCAG GTGTACTCTGCATCCTAATGACTCATTAGCAATGGAAGGGCCCCTCTCAAGAGTCAAGtccttaaaaaagtctttgagGCAGAGCTTCAGACGCATCCGTAAGAGCAGGGTGTCCGGGAAGAAACGCACCATCACCACGCCCACCAGCAAG GTTCAAGAGGCCAACGCTGCTCTAGCAGAGCAGGAGGAAGTGGCCCCGGTCCAGCGGAGGATTGAACCACGGTCAGCGGATGACTCTCTGTCTGGAGTGGTCCGATGTCTCTGTTTTGCTGACACTTTTCTGCGTGATG GTACACACCACGGCCCTACGCTGTGGGCCGGCACCAACTCGGGCAGTGTGTACGCCTACGCCCTGGAGGTCCCCGGCATCGGAACGGGCCGTGCATGTGAGAGGGGAGGTCCGAGTGAGAGCAGCGTCTGTGTGGAAGCAGTGTTGGGTAAAGAGATCCAGCTGATGCATCGAGCCCCTGTGGTGTCGATCTGTGTTCTGGACGGGCGGGGGAAACCCTTACCGGACCCTTATGAAGCCTCCCAGGACCTCGCCATCGCACCAGATATGACCAACACTCACTCGGTCCTCATCGCCTCAGAGGAACAGCTCAAG GTGTTCTCGCTCCCTAAAGTGAGCGCAAAGACTAAGTTCAAGTTGACGGCACATGAAGGCTGTCGGGTAAGGAAGGTGGCCCTGGTGGTCTTCAGTTCCACTGCTCAGGAGGACTACAGCGAACACACACTGGTCTGTTTGACCAACATGGGCGACATGCACCTCTTCAACATCCCTGGCCTCCGACCACAG GTACGCTACGATTGCATCCGTAAAGAAGACATCAGTGGCATTGCATCTTGTGTTTTCACCAAGAACGGACAGG GGTTCTATCTGATCTCTCCGTCAGAGTATGAGAGGTTCTCCCTGTCGGCCAAGGTTCTCACTGAACCGGTCTGCTCCGTTCAGCTGGACCGACCACTGGAGCTCACACAGACCAG CGACGGTACGACGACGCCACAGGCCAACGGAACCCACAAGAACCAGCTGGGCCAGGCCGAGG GACAAACAGAGGAGCCTCCGAGCGCCCTGTCCTCACCCATCGTGGACACCCCACTGGACTCACCCCTCAGCTGTGCTGACCTCACACTCGATTCCACAGGAGAGCTGACTGTGGAGGACGTCAGGGATTTCCTCAC GACTGTGGACGAGGCGGAGAATAACCTGAAGAACATTACAGAAGAGGAGGGACGCTCACCTGGCATCCTCATCAACTGA